A window from Salvia miltiorrhiza cultivar Shanhuang (shh) chromosome 2, IMPLAD_Smil_shh, whole genome shotgun sequence encodes these proteins:
- the LOC131011357 gene encoding zeatin O-xylosyltransferase-like: MTTNNERQSAAVAVIAVPLPAQGHLNQMLQLSSLISSHGVPVYYAGSALHNRQARSRINALNPQEVARINFHDFPIPPFLSPPPNPNSTNKFPTQLAPATEATLSLRGPFAAYLEQMAHKFTRVVVIHDPLMSYVVQDVAEIPNAESYRFVCISAFSHISFICGALGLPFPVPHPKELPPYEGWTSETAPKFFAIQAKPSEIRSGNIFNTSRLIEGPYMEVIEREELKKGRPSWAIGPILPTSSRSNDSHECLEWLDKQEEKSVIYVSFGTTVSLSDKEINELAHGLERSRVKFLWVLRDADKGDVFDGDVRRAELPEGFGENGMVVREWAPQPQILGHPSIGGFMTHCGWNSCVESVTAGVPMAAWPMHSDQPRNAALVADILKTGIVVREWKDRFELVKASRIENVVRRLMASEEGKEMRKTAEELSAAVRRATDLGGASRIELDSFIAHITR; encoded by the coding sequence ATGACGACCAACAATGAGCGACAATCAGCTGCGGTGGCCGTGATCGCGGTGCCGCTGCCTGCACAAGGCCACCTGAACCAGATGCTGCAGCTGTCGTCCCTCATCTCCTCCCACGGCGTCCCCGTCTACTACGCCGGCTCCGCCCTCCACAACCGCCAAGCTCGATCCCGCATCAACGCCCTAAACCCTCAAGAAGTGGCCAGAATCAACTTCCACGACTTCCCCATTCCACCCTTCCTCTCTCCTCCACCCAACCCCAACTCCACCAACAAATTCCCCACGCAGCTGGCGCCCGCCACGGAGGCCACGCTCAGCCTCCGCGGCCCCTTCGCTGCCTACCTCGAGCAAATGGCCCACAAGTTCACGAGGGTCGTCGTCATCCACGACCCTCTCATGTCGTACGTGGTCCAAGACGTTGCCGAGATTCCAAACGCCGAATCCTACCGATTCGTCTGCATCTCTGCTTTCTCTCACATCTCCTTCATCTGCGGAGCCTTAGGGTTACCCTTCCCTGTCCCACACCCCAAAGAGCTGCCCCCTTACGAGGGATGGACGTCCGAAACGGCCCCCAAATTCTTCGCCATACAAGCAAAGCCGTCCGAAATTAGGTCTGGGAATATCTTCAATACATCCAGATTGATCGAAGGGCCTTACATGGAGGttatagagagagaggagctCAAAAAGGGCAGGCCCAGTTGGGCAATCGGACCAATCCTTCCAACTTCATCGCGTTCCAACGACAGCCATGAATGCTTGGAGTGGCTCGATAAGCAGGAGGAGAAATCAGTGATCTACGTTTCTTTCGGCACCACGGTTTCTTTATCCGACAAGGAGATTAATGAGCTCGCTCACGGGCTAGAGCGGAGCAGGGTGAAGTTCCTTTGGGTGCTGAGGGACGCCGATAAAGGCGACGTGTTCGACGGGGATGTGAGAAGAGCCGAGCTGCCGGAAGGGTTTGGAGAGAATGGAATGGTAGTGAGAGAATGGGCGCCGCAGCCGCAGATCTTGGGGCACCCGTCCATCGGGGGGTTCATGACCCACTGTGGATGGAATTCTTGCGTCGAGAGTGTCACCGCGGGAGTGCCGATGGCGGCGTGGCCTATGCATTCCGACCAGCCCAGAAACGCCGCGTTGGTTGCGGATATTTTGAAAACGGGGATTGTGGTGAGGGAGTGGAAAGACAGATTTGAATTAGTCAAAGCGTCAAGGATTGAGAATGTTGTGAGAAGATTAATGGCTTCGGAAGAAGGGAAGGAGATGAGGAAGACTGCGGAGGAGCTGAGCGCCGCCGTAAGGCGGGCCACGGACCTCGGCGGCGCTTCGCGGATTGAGTTGGACTCCTTCATTGCCCATATCACTAGATAG
- the LOC131011359 gene encoding zinc finger BED domain-containing protein DAYSLEEPER-like, translated as MKLNDFLSSNDEVIKDMARKMKVKFDKYWESYSTTLALGCVLDPKRKLAFLLYVYKKLYPNDYEAKLKIVKDALYKLFAEYERVGALNSRMTPITSSSSINVAPDMDEYDKEFLQQSACTDESELDLYLEDKTTLDVIDYWKLSAKRFPRLAMMASDILSIPITTVASESTFSIGGRILHKYRNCLLPENVQALICTRNWLHGFEVAAGPGDDSDEQDSEESRLSKEDSNIVDVESLES; from the exons ATGAAGTTGAATGATTTTCTAAGTTCTAATGATGAGGTGATCAAGGATATGGCGAGAAAGATGAAGGTTAAGTTTGATAAGTATTGGGAGTCATACTCCACTACTCTTGCACTTGGATGTGTTCTTGATCCAAAAAGGAAGTTGGCATTCTTGCTCTATGTGTACAAAAAGCTTTACCCCAATGACTATGAAGCAAAGTTAAAAATTGTGAAGGACGCATTGTATAAACTTTTTGCTGAGTATGAACGAGTTGGAGCTTTAAATTCACGTATGACTCCAATCACAAGTTCATCATCTATAAATGTAGCTCCTGATATGGAT GAGTATGATAAAGAATTTCTACAACAATCAGCTTGCACCGATGAATCTGAGCTTGATTTGTATTTGGAAGATAAGACTACTTTAGATGTCATTGATTATTGGAAATTGAGTGCTAAACGATTTCCCCGGCTTGCAATGATGGCTTCTGATATCTTAAGTATTCCAATCACAACTGTGGCTTCAGAATCAACATTTAGCATTGGTGGTCGCATCTTGCACAAGTATAGGAATTGTTTGCTTCCCGAAAATGTACAAGCACTCATTTGCACTCGAAATTGGTTGCATGGTTTTGAAGTTGCTGCTGGACCTGGTGATGATTCTG ATGAGCAGGATTCTGAAGAAAGTCGATTGTCCAAGGAAGATTCAAACATTGTCGATGTTGAATCATTGGAATCTTGA
- the LOC131011358 gene encoding zinc finger BED domain-containing protein DAYSLEEPER-like, translating to MEFKIWRIRMMMCKWWNRLMLRPLRALHIQEYDKEFLQQSACTDESELDLYLEDKTTLDVIDYWKLSAKRFPRLAMMASDILSIPITTVASESTFSIGGRILHKYRNCLLPENVQALICTRNWLHGFEVAAGPGDDSDEQDSEESRLSKEDSNIVDVESLES from the exons ATGGAATTCAAAATTTGGAGAATACGGATGATGATGTGCAAGTGGTGGAATCGGTTAATGCTCCGCCCTCTAAGAGCACTCCACATCCAG GAGTATGATAAAGAATTTCTACAACAATCAGCTTGCACCGATGAATCTGAGCTTGATTTGTATTTGGAAGATAAGACTACTTTAGATGTCATTGATTATTGGAAATTGAGTGCTAAACGATTTCCCCGGCTTGCAATGATGGCTTCTGATATCTTAAGTATTCCAATCACAACTGTGGCTTCAGAATCAACATTTAGCATTGGTGGTCGCATCTTGCACAAGTATAGGAATTGTTTGCTTCCCGAAAATGTACAAGCACTCATTTGCACTCGAAATTGGTTGCATGGTTTTGAAGTTGCTGCTGGACCTGGTGATGATTCTG ATGAGCAGGATTCTGAAGAAAGTCGATTGTCCAAGGAAGATTCAAACATTGTCGATGTTGAATCATTGGAATCTTGA